In one window of Desulforhabdus amnigena DNA:
- a CDS encoding sensor histidine kinase, producing the protein MLVKAQKESDSVFLDSASQEMDRYWIEIYDGNTRKTIFQSNLAKSVKLPLVNPGSRAIARPLVSEAEIKSAQSRNKNSPFRVRTLSIELDGRSFIVQIARPMEKLNEEIWELVLGILAGLVFSSLALIVISHVMAGKILRPIGEMKNLAQDISENNLEQRILHGKERDEFSELARTINQMLDRLQYSFARQRNFLFDTSHELKTPLTTIRLAVDEIASRDDGNLPPLIRSNLFRLKNQVLRMERLVKDLLNLSSLETLSSIDPKPVQISELLSSLVGEYKFLADSRNIKIDSRLPKGLVIQGDEQKLHRALSNILDNAVKYNVDGGQIALRGDLSAAGLTVTVANTGPGVAEADIPRVFDQFYRVEKSRSIEHGGSGLGLSIVKRIVELHGGDVTFESEQGGWTQVTVSLPRYREKILA; encoded by the coding sequence ATGCTCGTGAAAGCGCAAAAAGAATCAGATTCAGTATTTCTAGATTCTGCTTCTCAAGAAATGGATCGGTATTGGATTGAAATTTACGATGGCAACACCCGCAAAACAATTTTTCAGTCCAATCTGGCAAAATCGGTAAAGTTGCCTCTGGTGAATCCCGGTTCTCGTGCTATTGCACGCCCCCTTGTTTCTGAGGCAGAAATCAAGTCGGCCCAGTCCCGAAACAAAAATTCACCCTTTCGGGTAAGGACCCTGTCAATCGAATTGGACGGGCGATCGTTCATTGTCCAGATCGCACGGCCCATGGAAAAACTGAACGAAGAGATCTGGGAGTTGGTTCTCGGGATATTGGCCGGGCTGGTTTTTTCCTCCCTGGCATTGATCGTTATAAGTCATGTCATGGCCGGCAAGATTCTGCGGCCGATTGGTGAGATGAAAAACTTGGCTCAGGATATCAGCGAAAATAACCTTGAGCAGCGAATACTGCATGGAAAAGAGCGGGATGAATTCAGTGAACTTGCCAGAACCATCAACCAGATGTTGGATCGGCTGCAATATTCTTTTGCAAGGCAAAGGAATTTCCTATTTGATACCTCGCATGAACTGAAAACGCCCCTCACCACCATACGGCTCGCCGTCGATGAAATTGCTTCCCGTGACGACGGAAATCTGCCCCCTCTTATCAGGAGCAATCTCTTCAGACTAAAAAATCAGGTGTTGCGCATGGAGCGATTGGTCAAGGATCTACTGAACCTGTCCTCCTTGGAAACATTGTCCAGTATCGATCCTAAACCGGTCCAAATAAGCGAGTTGTTGTCATCCTTGGTTGGGGAATATAAGTTCCTGGCAGATTCCCGTAACATCAAAATAGACTCTCGTCTTCCCAAGGGGCTCGTCATCCAGGGAGATGAGCAAAAACTGCACCGCGCACTATCGAATATTTTGGATAATGCCGTCAAGTATAACGTGGATGGAGGACAGATTGCGCTGAGGGGCGATCTCTCTGCTGCCGGACTGACGGTAACAGTCGCCAATACAGGCCCAGGTGTTGCCGAGGCGGATATCCCCAGGGTGTTTGACCAATTTTACCGGGTTGAAAAATCTCGATCAATCGAGCACGGGGGCTCCGGCCTCGGGTTAAGCATCGTCAAAAGGATCGTTGAACTTCATGGGGGCGATGTAACATTCGAAAGCGAACAAGGTGGATGGACTCAAGTGACCGTCAGCTTGCCTCGGTACCGGGAGAAAATTTTGGCATGA
- a CDS encoding transposase — protein sequence MKYNPSNVRATGRSFQRNRRSIRLRGYDYSQAGAYFVTICTQNRECLFGEIVDGEMRLNTAGKIVADEWVKTEEIRNEIEMDEWVVMPNHLHGILVITGSGITPHGEGDRRCRGDQPVAPTGPRPRSIGAVMAGFKSAVTKRINELRRTPGQKLWQRNYWEHIVRTETELNRIREYIWNNPAQWELDRLHPDQPSWDCRGDRPVAPTEIREPSAAYGNGAVQTNEEAWMI from the coding sequence ATGAAATACAACCCTTCCAATGTACGGGCGACCGGCCGGTCGTTCCAGCGAAACCGCCGTTCAATCCGGTTGCGGGGATACGACTATTCCCAGGCCGGAGCCTATTTTGTGACCATCTGCACCCAGAATCGGGAATGCCTGTTTGGGGAAATCGTCGATGGGGAAATGCGATTGAACACGGCAGGAAAAATCGTTGCCGACGAATGGGTGAAAACCGAAGAAATTCGCAATGAAATCGAAATGGATGAATGGGTGGTAATGCCAAACCATTTGCACGGAATTTTGGTGATAACCGGTTCCGGTATTACACCGCATGGTGAGGGCGACCGGCGGTGTAGGGGCGACCAGCCGGTCGCCCCTACGGGGCCGCGACCACGGTCGATAGGGGCGGTAATGGCGGGTTTCAAGTCTGCCGTCACCAAACGCATCAACGAATTACGTCGGACCCCCGGTCAGAAATTATGGCAACGCAATTACTGGGAACACATCGTCCGCACCGAAACGGAATTGAACCGGATTCGCGAATATATCTGGAACAATCCGGCCCAATGGGAATTGGACAGGTTACACCCTGACCAACCGTCATGGGATTGTAGGGGCGACCGGCCGGTCGCCCCTACGGAAATCCGTGAACCGTCCGCAGCATACGGAAATGGTGCGGTACAAACCAATGAAGAGGCCTGGATGATATGA